A genomic region of Marinobacter sp. NP-4(2019) contains the following coding sequences:
- a CDS encoding substrate-binding periplasmic protein has protein sequence MRKLSIFLTLILALTTSVSQVSASEKLYFYTENFPPYNMSATGRAFEHNGDSIDGLCTEMVKAILGHTSLDYVIKLRNWDYGYNRARNKKNHGIFCTTYTEKRAPMFKWVGPLTKNLWTVFAPANTDLKIDTLEDARGLLFGGYRNDVMTEYLLDRGYEVSALDSDDLNPKRLELGQVDLWIADRLAGPYFASQQDVEGLEPVYSFNDTELYLAINPATPDSVVDELNAALKKVHDTGMYEAIETKYGL, from the coding sequence GTGCGGAAACTGTCCATATTCCTGACCCTGATTCTGGCGCTGACGACGTCGGTGTCCCAGGTTAGCGCATCTGAAAAGCTCTACTTTTACACCGAGAATTTCCCGCCCTACAACATGAGCGCCACCGGCCGTGCCTTCGAGCACAACGGTGACAGTATCGATGGTCTGTGCACCGAAATGGTCAAGGCCATTCTCGGTCATACCAGCCTGGATTACGTCATCAAACTCCGTAACTGGGATTACGGCTATAATCGCGCCAGGAACAAGAAGAATCACGGTATCTTCTGCACCACCTATACCGAAAAGCGCGCCCCCATGTTCAAGTGGGTCGGGCCGCTGACCAAGAACCTGTGGACGGTTTTCGCCCCCGCCAACACCGATCTGAAGATCGACACTCTGGAAGATGCCCGGGGCCTGCTGTTTGGTGGTTACCGCAACGATGTGATGACCGAGTACCTGCTGGATCGTGGTTATGAGGTGTCCGCATTGGACAGCGACGATCTGAATCCCAAACGCCTGGAGCTGGGCCAGGTCGACCTGTGGATCGCCGATCGCCTGGCCGGTCCCTATTTTGCGTCCCAGCAGGATGTGGAAGGTTTGGAGCCGGTCTATTCCTTCAATGACACAGAACTGTACCTGGCGATCAACCCCGCCACTCCGGACAGTGTGGTTGACGAGCTGAACGCAGCCCTGAAGAAGGTTCACGATACCGGCATGTACGAGGCCATCGAGACCAAATACGGCCTGTGA
- the mnmE gene encoding tRNA uridine-5-carboxymethylaminomethyl(34) synthesis GTPase MnmE, with translation MQYVTDTIAAIATAPGQAGVGIVRVSGPGARDIASRMLGYEPRPRYAHYGPFYDQQNQLIDEGIGLFFPNPNSFTGEDVFELQGHGGTVILDLLLRQVCELGARLARPGEFSERAFLNDKLDLTQAEAIADLIESSSEQAARCAVRSMQGVFSRRIESLVEAVTHLRIYVEAAIDFPEEEIDFLADGKVADDLQQLITDLEGILAEAQQGTILRDGMKVVIAGRPNAGKSSLLNALAGREAAIVTAIEGTTRDVLREHIHIDGMPLHIIDTAGLRDSPDEVEQIGIARAWDEIRQADRILLMVDATTTPETTPHEIWPDFIDQLPASAPVTVIRNKVDLSGETVGLVDNPAAPVIRLAAKSADGLEILRDHLKQCMGFAATTEGGFLARRRHLDALERARDSMLQGQGQLDGFGAGELLAEDLRAAQDALGEITGVMTPDDLLGKIFSSFCIGK, from the coding sequence ATGCAGTATGTCACCGATACCATTGCCGCCATTGCCACCGCACCCGGTCAGGCCGGTGTTGGTATTGTCCGGGTATCGGGTCCGGGCGCGCGGGATATCGCCAGCCGGATGCTGGGTTATGAACCCCGGCCCCGTTACGCCCATTACGGACCATTCTACGACCAGCAAAACCAGCTGATTGATGAGGGCATTGGTCTGTTCTTCCCCAATCCCAACTCCTTTACCGGAGAGGATGTCTTCGAACTCCAGGGCCATGGCGGAACGGTGATCCTGGACCTGTTGCTACGTCAGGTCTGTGAGCTTGGCGCTCGCCTTGCCCGACCCGGTGAGTTCTCCGAAAGGGCGTTTCTCAACGACAAACTGGACCTCACCCAGGCGGAAGCCATTGCTGATCTGATAGAAAGCAGTTCCGAACAGGCTGCACGATGTGCGGTCCGGTCCATGCAAGGGGTGTTTTCCCGCCGTATCGAAAGCCTGGTGGAAGCGGTTACTCACTTACGTATCTATGTGGAAGCGGCCATCGATTTCCCTGAAGAAGAAATCGACTTTCTTGCGGATGGCAAGGTGGCCGACGACCTGCAACAGCTGATTACCGACCTCGAAGGCATTCTGGCGGAAGCGCAACAGGGCACGATTCTCCGTGATGGCATGAAAGTGGTGATCGCCGGCCGGCCCAATGCCGGCAAATCGAGCCTGCTCAATGCCCTGGCCGGACGCGAAGCGGCCATCGTGACGGCCATTGAGGGAACCACCCGGGACGTGTTGCGGGAACATATCCACATTGATGGCATGCCCTTGCACATCATTGATACCGCAGGGTTGCGGGACAGTCCCGATGAAGTGGAACAGATCGGCATTGCCCGCGCCTGGGATGAGATCCGTCAGGCCGACCGGATCCTGCTGATGGTGGATGCCACCACCACCCCGGAAACCACCCCGCACGAGATCTGGCCGGACTTTATCGATCAGTTGCCGGCCTCGGCGCCGGTGACGGTGATCCGGAACAAGGTGGACCTGTCCGGAGAAACCGTCGGACTTGTGGATAACCCGGCCGCACCGGTGATCCGTCTTGCCGCCAAGTCCGCGGACGGACTGGAGATCCTGCGGGATCACCTGAAACAGTGCATGGGCTTTGCGGCGACCACCGAGGGCGGTTTCTTGGCCCGGCGTCGGCATCTTGATGCACTGGAGCGCGCCCGGGACTCCATGCTTCAGGGACAGGGCCAGTTGGACGGTTTTGGTGCTGGTGAATTGTTGGCGGAAGACTTACGCGCCGCCCAGGATGCCCTGGGAGAGATCACCGGGGTGATGACCCCCGATGATCTGTTGGGGAAAATCTTCAGCAGTTTCTGTATCGGGAAGTAG
- the yidC gene encoding membrane protein insertase YidC: MDIQRIVLFAGLAIVSYLMVLAWNEDYNQPQQQQQVVEQTSSTGSDTDLRIPEETATGNGSREEFTTPEDDSQALGDTNTTEVSDQLITVRTDVLELKIDRVGGNLVESSLLDYDKSLDSRASLKILTNSDNRTYVLESGLIGRDGIDSSNRNQPPVYDSATSSYELSEDANELTVDLTYTTESGVEITKQYQFARDSYEIGMRYLINNQSDKDWKANLTGKIVRDQAPDPTAQNSLGIKAFLGMVVSTPEDPYEKYDFSDLSETPINQSVTNGWLAFLQHYFLTAWVPERDQPAQFQTTRRGPLYVMGFVYPATTVAPGETAEIGARAYVGPKIIDRLEAVAPNMDRTVDFGFLFFIALPLFIILEWFYGLVGNWGVAIILLTVLVKAVFFHLSATSYRSMARMRAVAPQLTRLKELYGDDRQRMSQEMMALYKREKINPLGGCLPILVQMPVFISLYWVLFESVQLRHAPFMLWINDLSVMDPYFILPILMGASMFLQMSLNPTPPDPMQAKIMKMMPLIFTVFFLWFPAGLVLYWLVNNILSIAQQWYITRKIEAEVAGRKH, translated from the coding sequence ATGGATATTCAACGCATTGTATTATTTGCCGGCCTCGCTATTGTCAGTTATCTGATGGTACTTGCCTGGAACGAAGACTATAACCAGCCGCAACAGCAGCAACAGGTTGTTGAGCAGACCTCGTCTACGGGCAGCGACACTGACCTCCGGATTCCGGAAGAGACCGCCACCGGCAATGGCAGCCGTGAAGAGTTCACCACGCCGGAAGATGATAGTCAGGCGCTTGGTGATACAAACACGACTGAAGTCAGCGACCAGTTGATCACCGTCCGAACCGATGTGTTGGAGCTGAAGATCGATCGTGTTGGTGGCAACCTCGTCGAAAGTTCCCTGCTGGATTACGACAAATCCCTGGATAGCAGGGCTTCGCTGAAGATCCTGACCAATTCAGATAACCGCACCTATGTCCTGGAAAGTGGATTGATTGGTCGTGACGGGATCGACAGCAGCAACAGGAATCAACCGCCGGTCTATGATTCTGCTACCTCGAGCTACGAACTGTCGGAAGACGCCAATGAGCTCACAGTCGACCTGACATATACCACCGAATCAGGTGTCGAAATTACCAAGCAATACCAGTTTGCCCGTGACAGTTATGAGATCGGTATGCGTTACCTGATCAATAACCAGTCCGATAAAGACTGGAAAGCCAACCTCACCGGCAAAATTGTCCGGGATCAGGCACCCGACCCAACGGCCCAGAACAGTCTTGGTATCAAGGCCTTCCTCGGTATGGTGGTAAGCACTCCGGAAGACCCCTACGAAAAATACGATTTCAGTGATCTCAGCGAAACTCCGATTAACCAGTCGGTGACCAACGGCTGGCTGGCGTTTCTGCAGCATTACTTCCTGACGGCATGGGTTCCTGAGAGGGATCAGCCGGCCCAGTTCCAGACTACACGGCGTGGTCCGCTTTATGTCATGGGCTTTGTTTACCCGGCCACCACAGTAGCCCCCGGTGAAACTGCCGAAATCGGTGCCCGGGCCTATGTCGGTCCCAAGATCATCGATCGGCTGGAAGCCGTTGCTCCGAACATGGACCGCACCGTTGATTTCGGCTTCCTGTTCTTTATCGCACTGCCACTGTTCATCATCCTGGAATGGTTCTACGGCCTGGTTGGCAACTGGGGCGTGGCGATCATCCTGCTAACGGTTCTGGTCAAGGCAGTGTTCTTCCATCTGTCCGCAACCAGCTACCGTTCCATGGCCAGAATGCGGGCGGTAGCGCCACAGCTGACCCGTCTGAAAGAGCTTTATGGCGACGACCGTCAACGCATGTCTCAGGAAATGATGGCTCTGTACAAGCGGGAGAAGATCAATCCGCTGGGTGGCTGTCTGCCGATTCTGGTGCAGATGCCAGTGTTTATTTCCCTGTACTGGGTACTGTTCGAAAGCGTGCAATTGCGACATGCGCCGTTCATGCTGTGGATAAACGATCTGTCGGTCATGGATCCCTACTTCATCCTGCCAATCCTGATGGGCGCCAGCATGTTCCTGCAGATGAGCCTGAACCCGACGCCACCGGACCCCATGCAGGCCAAGATCATGAAGATGATGCCACTGATCTTCACGGTCTTCTTCCTGTGGTTCCCGGCCGGTCTGGTACTGTACTGGCTGGTGAACAACATTCTGTCCATTGCCCAGCAGTGGTACATTACGCGGAAGATTGAAGCGGAAGTTGCGGGAAGAAAACACTGA
- the yidD gene encoding membrane protein insertion efficiency factor YidD codes for MRKLLLLPIRFYQYAISPLMASHCRHYPTCSQYAVEAITHHGAFKGLFFAVGRLLRCHPWAEGGYDPVPGTDHCGQATHSHNTNQTKQ; via the coding sequence ATGCGCAAACTGCTGCTTCTGCCAATCCGCTTCTACCAGTATGCAATCAGTCCCCTGATGGCCAGCCACTGCCGGCATTATCCAACCTGCTCGCAATACGCCGTTGAAGCCATCACCCATCATGGTGCTTTCAAAGGACTTTTTTTTGCTGTGGGACGGTTGTTGAGGTGTCATCCATGGGCTGAAGGCGGGTATGATCCGGTACCGGGCACTGACCACTGCGGGCAGGCTACCCATTCCCATAACACGAACCAGACCAAACAGTAA